Proteins from one Dromiciops gliroides isolate mDroGli1 chromosome 6, mDroGli1.pri, whole genome shotgun sequence genomic window:
- the LOC122731795 gene encoding probable E3 ubiquitin-protein ligase TRIML1 → MDDVTLVQSFQNETTCSICLTFFSKPVTLNCGHSFCQFCLTRSKKDWDTNFICPECRTVSQNIPVFNVCLSKLSAICKKLNPQNSQNPVGQSSCQKHQQVPKLFCKEDQTSLCIACTNGQEHAAHTFSPIEEAAQDRRKKLQNTMPLLRKKIKEFKALKTSKKERRVKWKKLIRAEYEKMHQLLFEEENYYMKKIIGDEKIESQLRDNYYNQHVKNMEDTIGEIDATRGIPDLDLLEESKELLQMSESLLCEKPKSFTSELRKYPITGMKELLKHYAVNVTMEPTTASDYVIVSEDLKSVRHRDDCPDQSNRSEKFPYFVFGQQAFSYGKCYWEVDVSEQPQWALGIATRSLRKTKRTQNFVVRPYILCCEKKGNDFYLINRPGLVQQQMKDPVSVIGIYLDFSSRALLFYNAIEASLIYGIYTVPVTEPIRPLFSPCPPMPGTRIGSMTICTTVEETE, encoded by the coding sequence ATGGATGATGTCACACTGGTACAAAGTTTCCAGAATGAGACCACCTGCAGCATCTGTCTGACCTTCTTCTCAAAGCCTGTCACCCTCAACTGTGGACACAGCTTTTGCCAGTTTTGTCTGACCAGAAGCAAGAAAGATTGGGACACAAATTTCATTTGCCCTGAATGCAGGACAGTCTCCCAGAACATCCCTGTCTTCAATGTGTGCCTGTCAAAGCTGTCTGCTATCTGCAAGAAGCTCAACCCTCAGAACTCGCAGAACCCTGTGGGACAAAGCTCCTGTCAGAAGCACCAGCAAGTCCCTAAGCTCTTCTGTAAGGAGGACCAGACCTCCCTTTGTATAGCCTGTACTAACGGTCAGGAGCATGCAGCCCACACCTTTTCTCCCATTGAAGAGGCGGCTCAGGATCGCAGGAAGAAACTCCAGAACACTATGCCTCTTTTGAGAAAGAAGATCAAGGAATTTAAGGCActtaaaacttcaaaaaaggaaagacgagttaagtggaaaaagttgatCAGAGcggaatatgaaaaaatgcaccaATTACTGTTTGAGGAAGAGAattactatatgaaaaaaataataggtgATGAAAAGATTGAATCCCAGCTAAGGGACAACTACTATAATCAGCATGTGAAAAACATGGAAGATACTATTGGAGAGATAGACGCAACAAGAGGCATACCTGATTTGGACCTCCTTGAGGAAAGCAAAGAGCTGTTACAAATGAGTGAGTCTCTGCTTTGTGAAAAGCCCAAGTCTTTCACCTCGGAGTTAAGAAAATATCCTATCACTGGGATGAAAGAGTTGCTAAAGCACTATGCAGTGAATGTCACTATGGAACCTACAACAGCCAGTGACTATGTCATTGTATCTGAGGATTTGAAAAGTGTAAGACATAGAGACGACTGTCCAGATCAGTCTAACAGGTCTGAAAAGTTTCCTTATTTTGTCTTTGGTCAGCAGGCATTTTCTTATGGCAAATGCTACTGGGAAGTGGATGTGAGTGAGCAACCTCAGTGGGCACTGGGGATAGCTACCAGGTCCCTCAGGAAGACTAAGAGAACCCAAAACTTTGTTGTGCGTCCATACATACTTTGTTGTgagaagaagggaaatgatttctACCTGATCAACCGACCAGGATTAGTTCAACAGCAAATGAAAGACCCTGTGTCTGTAATTGGCATCTATCTGGATTTTTCTAGTAGAGCCCTTCTGTTCTATAATGCTATTGAAGCCTCCCTCATCTATGGAATATACACTGTGCCAGTCACAGAGCCCATCAGGCCTCTCTTCTCACCTTGTCCTCCTATGCCAGGAACAAGGATTGGTTCCATGACCATCTGTACAACAGTGGAGGAGACAGAATAG